One genomic region from Bacillus aquiflavi encodes:
- a CDS encoding ABC transporter ATP-binding protein → MTALIETKDLTVKFGGHTAVDSVSIKVQENHFKSIIGPNGAGKTTFFNLLSGQLTPSSGQIFYRGQEMTKLSPMLRTRKGIGRSFQITNVFPNLTVLENVRLAVQSQAGVRYKMLSHFKKYKHFEEKAREWLELVLLEGKEHAIVRNLAHGEKRKLEIAMLLALNTEVLLLDEPTAGMSLEEVPTILEVIQKIKEQGNRTIILIEHKMDMIIDLSDSVMVLFNGRLLADGTPEEIMGNETVQSAYLGGFYDERAAKA, encoded by the coding sequence ATGACTGCACTTATTGAAACGAAAGATTTAACAGTTAAATTTGGAGGTCATACGGCTGTAGATTCTGTAAGTATAAAGGTCCAAGAAAATCATTTTAAATCAATAATCGGACCGAATGGAGCAGGGAAGACAACGTTTTTCAACTTATTGAGCGGTCAGCTCACTCCTTCTAGTGGGCAAATATTTTATCGAGGACAAGAGATGACAAAATTATCTCCAATGTTAAGAACAAGAAAAGGGATTGGCAGGTCTTTTCAAATTACAAATGTCTTCCCTAATTTAACAGTACTTGAAAATGTTCGTCTAGCAGTACAGTCTCAAGCAGGAGTACGATACAAAATGCTATCTCATTTTAAAAAGTATAAACACTTTGAGGAAAAAGCTCGTGAATGGCTTGAGCTTGTCTTACTTGAAGGAAAGGAACATGCAATTGTTAGAAATTTAGCACATGGAGAAAAACGGAAGCTTGAAATTGCAATGTTGTTAGCACTTAATACCGAAGTACTGCTTCTTGATGAACCTACTGCTGGAATGTCTCTTGAAGAAGTGCCAACAATACTTGAAGTCATTCAAAAAATAAAAGAACAAGGTAATCGTACAATTATTTTAATTGAGCACAAAATGGATATGATTATCGATCTTTCAGACTCAGTGATGGTGCTATTTAATGGCAGACTGTTAGCAGATGGAACACCAGAGGAAATTATGGGAAATGAGACTGTGCAGTCGGCATATTTAGGAGGTTTTTACGATGAGCGTGCTGCTAAAGCTTAA
- the phaZ gene encoding intracellular short-chain-length polyhydroxyalkanoate depolymerase encodes MTNILLKAVDLPNGETIAYRERSGGEEIILLIHGNMTSSKHWDLFLEKLDPKYKVYAIDLRGFGRSSYYNRIYSINEFAEDVELFVNELKLQDFIMVGWSTGGAVGMEYVASYPNDCKKLVLLASASTRGYPFYGTTKEGLPDVQNRLKTYEEIKNDQGKTVQVQAAYDMKNREFLKTLWNMLIYTHNQPDEQRYEQYIDDMMTQRNLAEVYYALNTFNISHHSNEVCAGTNKVKNINIPVLVLRGEQDLVVTAQMTEEIVADLGAIARYVELKGCGHSPLVDDIEQTLSVIYEFLENNGGH; translated from the coding sequence ATGACGAACATCTTACTGAAAGCGGTTGATTTACCAAATGGGGAGACAATTGCTTATCGAGAACGGAGTGGCGGGGAAGAAATAATTCTCTTAATTCATGGAAATATGACCTCTTCTAAGCATTGGGATTTATTTTTAGAGAAGCTTGATCCAAAATATAAAGTTTATGCCATTGATTTGCGCGGTTTTGGACGTTCCTCATATTACAATCGTATTTATTCAATTAATGAGTTTGCAGAAGATGTAGAATTGTTTGTTAATGAACTCAAATTGCAAGATTTTATCATGGTTGGTTGGTCAACGGGCGGAGCTGTAGGAATGGAGTATGTTGCCTCATATCCAAATGATTGTAAAAAACTTGTTTTGTTAGCTTCTGCTTCTACGAGGGGTTATCCATTCTATGGAACGACAAAGGAAGGTTTACCTGATGTTCAAAATCGATTAAAAACATATGAGGAGATTAAAAACGATCAAGGAAAAACAGTACAAGTCCAGGCGGCTTATGATATGAAAAATCGCGAATTTTTAAAAACATTATGGAATATGCTTATTTATACTCATAATCAGCCAGATGAGCAAAGGTATGAACAATATATTGACGATATGATGACACAGCGAAATTTAGCTGAAGTCTATTATGCATTAAATACGTTTAATATTAGTCATCATTCAAATGAAGTATGTGCGGGTACGAATAAAGTTAAAAACATTAATATTCCTGTGCTAGTGTTACGCGGAGAGCAAGATTTAGTTGTTACTGCACAAATGACCGAGGAAATTGTTGCAGATTTAGGAGCAATTGCACGTTACGTTGAGCTAAAAGGCTGTGGACACTCGCCTTTAGTCGATGACATAGAGCAAACATTATCAGTTATTTACGAATTTTTAGAAAATAATGGAGGACATTAA
- a CDS encoding 3-oxoacyl-ACP synthase gives MNIGIVSTGIYLPDTFITGKEIAEKAGIPVEVVEKKMGIKQKPIPGKDDHTCEMGIRAAKSAIEEGGINPKEIDVVIYIGEEHKEYPLWTAAIKLQEEIGAVNAWAFDVALRCSTTVMALKVAKSLMLTDSSIKTVLLAGGYRNVDFINYENKRTRFMFNLGAGGGAMILRKGESRNLLLETELMTDGSFSEDVVVVAGGTKNPLTKEMLAKGLNKLDVLDPEGMKQRLEKKSMENFLKVINTSLEKSDFSKKDIGYVGMLHMKKSAHDYVLKQLGLSSDQSIYLENYGHIGQIDQILSLQLAEQAGKIKSGDIVVLVSAGIGYAWGATTIRWGEGA, from the coding sequence ATGAATATCGGAATAGTTAGTACAGGTATTTACTTGCCAGATACGTTTATAACCGGGAAAGAAATTGCTGAAAAGGCAGGAATACCCGTTGAAGTTGTGGAAAAGAAGATGGGAATAAAGCAAAAGCCTATCCCAGGAAAAGATGATCATACGTGCGAAATGGGGATACGAGCAGCAAAGTCAGCAATAGAAGAAGGAGGCATAAATCCAAAAGAAATAGATGTTGTGATTTATATTGGTGAAGAGCATAAAGAATATCCGCTTTGGACAGCAGCAATTAAGCTACAAGAAGAAATTGGTGCAGTCAATGCTTGGGCGTTTGATGTTGCGTTAAGATGCAGTACAACTGTTATGGCATTAAAGGTGGCAAAAAGCTTAATGCTTACTGATTCTTCAATCAAAACAGTTCTTCTTGCAGGCGGCTATCGTAATGTTGATTTTATTAATTACGAGAATAAGAGAACAAGGTTTATGTTTAATCTCGGTGCAGGCGGAGGAGCAATGATTTTAAGAAAAGGCGAGTCTCGTAATTTATTGTTAGAAACAGAATTAATGACAGATGGCTCATTTTCTGAAGATGTTGTTGTGGTAGCCGGAGGAACGAAAAATCCGCTTACAAAAGAAATGCTTGCTAAAGGATTAAATAAGCTTGATGTGTTAGACCCCGAGGGAATGAAGCAACGCCTAGAAAAAAAATCAATGGAAAACTTCTTGAAAGTCATTAATACTTCATTAGAAAAAAGCGATTTCTCGAAAAAGGACATTGGTTATGTTGGAATGTTGCATATGAAGAAATCTGCACATGATTATGTGTTAAAACAACTAGGTTTGTCTAGTGATCAGTCAATTTATTTAGAAAACTACGGACATATTGGTCAGATTGATCAAATTTTATCATTACAATTAGCTGAACAGGCTGGAAAGATAAAATCAGGTGATATCGTTGTCCTTGTTAGTGCTGGGATTGGTTATGCATGGGGAGCAACAACAATCCGCTGGGGGGAAGGAGCATAA
- a CDS encoding branched-chain amino acid ABC transporter permease has product MLKENKMNIVYISVVFFLLFLPFVNDSRSMLILLTQVFIFAIFAMSYDLLLGYTGIVSFGHAMFFGMGAYVTGILLKQFEPTITTLLFAVLLTIILTGLISYLVGLLTLRLKSHFYAMLTLALSGLFLVLAEKWRSVTFGNDGFTFRVPELFKDRTDFYLICLLIMIFVFMFLKRFTNSPVGRVLQAIRENEQRTESLGYNVLHYKIIASVMSGIMAGIAGSLYALSLRFVNTSVFAMDITLDALLMTIIGGVGTLVGAIVGAGLIEFAHHWLTELAKIHWIFERWVIFFGIIYILAVMFFPFGIVGTLKTLRFRLKKQNKIEKSLASLEDVDGAK; this is encoded by the coding sequence ATGTTAAAAGAGAATAAAATGAATATTGTTTATATTTCGGTAGTTTTTTTTTTATTGTTTTTACCGTTCGTGAATGACTCCCGTAGTATGTTAATCTTACTTACCCAAGTGTTTATTTTTGCTATTTTTGCAATGAGTTATGATTTATTGCTTGGATATACAGGGATTGTCTCGTTCGGTCATGCAATGTTTTTTGGGATGGGAGCATATGTGACCGGCATATTATTGAAGCAGTTTGAACCAACGATTACTACTTTGCTTTTTGCTGTATTGTTAACCATCATATTAACTGGATTAATTAGTTATTTAGTAGGTTTGTTAACGTTGCGTTTAAAAAGTCATTTTTATGCTATGTTAACGTTAGCTTTATCAGGTTTATTTTTAGTATTAGCTGAAAAATGGCGTTCGGTTACATTTGGTAATGATGGGTTTACATTTCGAGTTCCTGAATTATTTAAAGATCGAACTGATTTTTATCTTATTTGTTTATTGATAATGATTTTCGTATTTATGTTTTTAAAAAGATTTACAAATTCACCTGTCGGAAGGGTCTTACAAGCAATTCGAGAAAATGAACAACGTACCGAATCATTAGGTTATAATGTGTTACATTATAAAATCATTGCCAGTGTCATGTCCGGAATAATGGCAGGAATTGCAGGTAGTTTATATGCTTTGTCATTAAGGTTTGTAAATACGAGTGTGTTTGCAATGGATATTACTCTCGATGCTTTATTAATGACCATTATCGGTGGAGTAGGAACGCTAGTAGGGGCAATTGTTGGAGCAGGATTAATTGAATTTGCCCATCATTGGCTGACAGAGTTAGCGAAGATACATTGGATTTTTGAACGATGGGTGATCTTCTTTGGAATCATTTACATTTTAGCTGTCATGTTTTTCCCATTTGGTATTGTCGGAACATTAAAAACATTAAGATTCCGTTTGAAAAAACAAAATAAAATAGAAAAAAGCTTGGCGAGTTTGGAGGATGTTGATGGAGCAAAGTAA
- a CDS encoding transcriptional regulator has translation MEIPISIIQTKLLVPNVKENWIHRSKLTKKMKSIPKFPLTILHSGAGYGKSTALALFAKGIKMNCYWYSISPSDDEILPFLTYMITAMKHKEPEFGKSLLQYINGMDRFIHDDELGLLCSLFINEILSVNKEIILILDDFHQIEHSHTINVWIEKLLEHLPENLHLVISSRSRPKWKRLIKMKASGQLLEITERDLILTFEETELLLTNFDEIEINREAIKQIYRRTEGWIIAITMIAQQIMDYEEFPQTIDQFPLPLYDLFQYLAMEVFLKQSPPVQQLLLQTSIFDELTPEICKNILDLENSLTMLKNLAERNLFIHKIGEDQYRYHALFKEFLEKQFQKKDPEAYEELHKKSARFFEGRGLWEIALIYYEKIGFSKAVATILHHYGTLMLENGKLESLDEKLACVTATDQDNYYQLWFLKGEILRYRSLYKEAEECYNKTIYFAHLKQDLLSKSNALEGKARIYLDTTQPHIAERLLSEAIATREKLSKKENIARLYRLQAENLINSGKTTKAEKWIKRGKALNLSIENGNLQARLYLRTGRLLEAKKILNKNKINEQHKLLLPQSHRETELLLSLIEVLTGNGTEAKQLAQAGIQHGISIQSPYVEACGWIRLGHSVQLVDEYDSLLAKNCYETALQMMDKLRVARGKAEPLMGLCLLYGANGQYERAIEVGEQGLIETEKAKDIWLSALITLSIGLASVYHFYYDKALVSIHKAEEYFDQCNDIFGKMYCSLWKAYIYHEMSHEEQFEKNMDLFLKLVQLNHNEYIFYKRTMFGPQDLQMFIPLLIEGQKRNINRHFTTKILRDMGLVGLQTHPGFTLQIQTLGQFRVYLGKKEIKNRDWLRGKAKELFQLFITKRNHFLQKEEIFQLLWPDQDEKSAGRDFKVALNALNNALEPKRKARVAPFFIIREGTAYGLNPNASFELDAVIFEQWILTGLEEKDDEKARRFLQRGLHYYKGDY, from the coding sequence TTGGTATTCCATTTCTCCGTCTGATGATGAAATATTACCTTTTTTAACTTATATGATTACAGCAATGAAACATAAAGAACCGGAATTTGGAAAAAGTTTATTGCAATATATAAATGGAATGGACCGCTTTATTCATGATGACGAGCTCGGACTATTATGCTCACTCTTTATTAATGAGATTCTCTCAGTTAACAAAGAGATTATTTTGATACTTGATGATTTTCATCAAATTGAACATTCACATACGATTAATGTCTGGATAGAAAAATTACTTGAACATCTACCTGAAAATCTTCATCTAGTTATTTCGAGCAGAAGCCGTCCCAAATGGAAAAGATTAATTAAGATGAAAGCAAGTGGACAATTATTAGAAATAACTGAACGAGATTTAATATTAACTTTTGAAGAAACAGAGCTGCTGTTAACTAATTTTGATGAAATTGAAATAAATAGAGAAGCAATAAAACAAATATATAGGCGTACAGAGGGCTGGATCATTGCGATCACAATGATTGCTCAGCAAATAATGGATTATGAAGAATTCCCTCAGACGATAGACCAATTTCCTCTACCCCTTTATGATTTATTTCAATATTTAGCTATGGAAGTATTTTTAAAACAATCTCCGCCTGTTCAGCAACTTCTTTTACAAACAAGTATTTTTGATGAGTTAACACCGGAAATTTGCAAGAACATTCTTGATTTAGAAAATTCATTGACGATGCTTAAAAATTTAGCAGAAAGAAATTTATTTATTCATAAAATTGGCGAAGATCAGTATCGCTACCATGCATTGTTCAAGGAATTTTTAGAAAAGCAATTTCAAAAAAAAGATCCAGAAGCTTATGAGGAGTTACATAAAAAAAGCGCTCGTTTTTTTGAAGGGAGAGGTTTATGGGAAATTGCACTCATTTACTACGAAAAAATTGGCTTCAGTAAAGCAGTTGCTACCATTCTACATCATTATGGAACGCTAATGTTGGAAAATGGTAAATTAGAAAGTCTTGATGAAAAATTAGCTTGTGTTACAGCAACTGATCAAGATAACTATTATCAACTATGGTTTCTTAAAGGAGAGATTCTTCGCTACAGATCTTTATATAAAGAGGCGGAGGAATGTTATAATAAAACAATTTACTTTGCTCATTTAAAGCAAGATTTATTAAGTAAGAGTAACGCATTAGAGGGTAAAGCGCGGATTTATTTAGATACAACTCAACCACATATTGCTGAACGGCTATTATCTGAGGCAATTGCTACTAGGGAAAAATTAAGTAAAAAAGAAAATATAGCACGATTGTATCGTTTACAAGCAGAAAATTTAATTAATTCTGGAAAAACAACGAAAGCGGAAAAATGGATAAAAAGAGGTAAAGCTTTAAACTTATCGATTGAAAACGGTAATTTACAAGCAAGGCTTTATTTGCGTACTGGGAGACTGCTAGAGGCAAAGAAAATATTAAATAAAAATAAAATAAACGAACAACATAAACTTCTTTTACCTCAATCACATCGGGAAACCGAATTACTTCTATCATTAATTGAAGTGTTAACTGGAAATGGAACTGAAGCTAAACAGCTAGCACAAGCGGGGATTCAACATGGAATTAGTATTCAATCTCCATATGTAGAAGCATGCGGCTGGATTCGACTCGGACATTCCGTTCAATTAGTAGATGAATACGACTCGTTGTTAGCAAAAAACTGTTATGAAACCGCGCTGCAAATGATGGACAAATTGCGAGTAGCTCGAGGCAAAGCAGAGCCGTTAATGGGATTATGCCTCTTATATGGAGCTAACGGACAATATGAACGAGCGATTGAAGTTGGAGAGCAAGGTTTAATAGAAACTGAAAAAGCAAAAGATATTTGGTTATCGGCATTAATTACGTTAAGCATTGGCTTAGCTTCAGTCTATCATTTTTATTATGATAAGGCGTTAGTATCAATTCACAAAGCAGAAGAATATTTTGATCAGTGTAATGATATATTTGGAAAAATGTATTGCTCGCTATGGAAGGCCTATATTTATCATGAAATGAGTCATGAGGAGCAGTTCGAAAAAAATATGGACTTGTTTTTAAAACTAGTTCAATTAAATCATAATGAGTATATTTTTTATAAAAGAACAATGTTCGGTCCACAAGACTTACAAATGTTTATCCCATTATTAATAGAGGGACAAAAGAGAAATATTAATCGTCATTTTACAACAAAAATATTAAGAGACATGGGATTAGTAGGATTACAAACTCATCCAGGCTTTACATTACAAATTCAAACGCTTGGACAATTTCGTGTTTATCTAGGAAAAAAGGAAATTAAAAATCGAGATTGGCTAAGAGGAAAGGCGAAAGAATTGTTTCAACTGTTTATAACAAAGCGTAATCACTTTTTGCAAAAAGAGGAAATATTTCAACTTCTATGGCCAGATCAAGATGAAAAAAGTGCAGGAAGAGATTTTAAGGTCGCCTTAAATGCATTGAATAATGCACTTGAACCAAAGCGTAAGGCAAGGGTAGCCCCCTTTTTTATCATCCGTGAAGGAACTGCCTACGGTTTAAATCCAAATGCCTCTTTTGAGTTGGATGCAGTGATATTTGAACAATGGATTTTAACAGGCCTTGAGGAAAAAGATGATGAAAAAGCAAGGCGCTTTCTACAAAGAGGCTTGCATTATTATAAAGGTGATTATTAA
- a CDS encoding branched-chain amino acid ABC transporter permease, whose amino-acid sequence MEVFINLMLNGLATGMLIFLLAAGLTLIFGLMDVLNFAHGGLFAWGAYSGTWIYMMTGNFLIGIGGAIVTGLLLGFITEKWIIKPVYGNHVQQILVTLGLMLVLSEMLKVIWGPNQIAAASPDVLKGSWEFGGIVVIKYRIFIIAVGLLIFSLIQYLLKKTKIGLVVRAGVMDKEMVQALGININRVFMFVFMVGAGMASLSGVLFAPFSGVIYAEMGMEFAILAFIVVVIGGMGSFSGSILAAILVGLSGSFMAYFVPDLALAVNMLLMAVVLIFRPQGLFGMKE is encoded by the coding sequence TTGGAGGTTTTTATTAATTTAATGTTAAATGGACTAGCAACGGGAATGTTAATTTTTCTTCTTGCAGCTGGTTTAACGTTGATTTTCGGTTTGATGGACGTGTTGAACTTTGCTCATGGCGGATTATTTGCCTGGGGGGCATATAGCGGTACATGGATCTATATGATGACTGGGAACTTTTTGATTGGAATAGGAGGAGCAATCGTAACTGGGCTGTTATTAGGTTTTATAACAGAAAAATGGATTATAAAGCCTGTATATGGAAATCATGTTCAGCAAATTTTAGTGACACTTGGCCTGATGCTTGTGCTGTCAGAAATGTTAAAAGTTATTTGGGGGCCCAACCAAATTGCAGCCGCTTCACCTGACGTTTTAAAGGGAAGCTGGGAATTTGGCGGGATTGTAGTTATTAAATATCGAATTTTTATTATTGCAGTCGGATTATTAATTTTCTCCCTTATTCAATATTTATTAAAGAAGACGAAGATCGGATTAGTTGTGAGAGCTGGTGTGATGGACAAAGAAATGGTGCAGGCTCTTGGAATAAATATTAATCGAGTATTTATGTTTGTTTTTATGGTTGGTGCGGGAATGGCTTCTCTTAGTGGAGTTCTTTTTGCTCCTTTTTCTGGGGTCATTTATGCTGAAATGGGCATGGAATTTGCGATCTTAGCTTTTATCGTTGTTGTTATCGGAGGAATGGGAAGCTTTTCGGGTTCAATTTTGGCGGCAATTTTAGTAGGATTATCTGGTTCATTTATGGCATATTTCGTTCCCGATTTAGCGTTAGCTGTAAATATGTTATTAATGGCTGTTGTCCTTATTTTTAGACCACAAGGACTGTTTGGGATGAAGGAGTGA
- a CDS encoding substrate-binding domain-containing protein: MVFFSTACNSNKTGKVEKSKGENNEPIKIGVLASLTGGLESYGKQTVHGFELGLDYATDGKKEVAGRKIEYIIEDTETKPEVAVQKATKLLEEDEVDFLIGSSSSGDTLAVLPLAEEYEKIMIVEPAVADSITGSEFNKFIFRTARNSSQDAVAGAVAIADKGVKIATFAPDYSFGWDGVEAFKEAAIKLGAEIVHEEFADPAATDYTSNIQKVIDAKPDYLFVIWSGANSPWNQIADMKLQEKGIKISTGAPDIAALSIMEPLVGMEGFSVYYHDLPNNKINDWLVEEHKKRFNNELPDLFTPGGMSAAIAIVEAVKKTEGDTDAEKLIETMEGMSFETPKGTMTFRPEDHQALQTLYAIKLEKQDGIPYPVPVLIRELAPEETAPPVQN; the protein is encoded by the coding sequence ATGGTGTTTTTTTCAACTGCATGTAACTCAAATAAGACTGGGAAAGTTGAAAAAAGTAAAGGAGAGAATAATGAGCCGATAAAAATAGGAGTGTTAGCTTCTTTAACAGGTGGTTTAGAGTCATACGGAAAGCAAACAGTTCATGGCTTTGAGTTAGGTCTAGATTATGCAACAGACGGAAAAAAGGAAGTAGCTGGCCGTAAAATTGAGTATATCATTGAAGATACAGAAACAAAGCCTGAAGTAGCGGTTCAAAAGGCAACAAAATTACTTGAAGAAGACGAAGTTGACTTTTTAATTGGCTCCTCTAGCTCTGGTGACACATTAGCTGTTTTGCCGCTTGCAGAGGAATATGAAAAAATTATGATTGTTGAACCAGCTGTCGCAGATAGTATAACTGGTTCTGAATTTAATAAGTTTATTTTCCGGACGGCTAGAAATTCATCGCAGGACGCAGTAGCAGGCGCAGTAGCAATTGCGGACAAAGGTGTGAAAATTGCTACATTTGCACCTGATTATTCTTTCGGTTGGGATGGTGTTGAGGCATTTAAAGAAGCTGCTATAAAGCTTGGTGCAGAAATTGTTCATGAAGAATTTGCTGATCCTGCTGCAACTGATTATACATCTAATATTCAAAAAGTTATTGATGCAAAGCCGGACTATTTGTTTGTTATTTGGTCAGGTGCAAACTCACCGTGGAATCAAATTGCTGATATGAAATTACAAGAAAAAGGGATTAAAATTTCTACCGGCGCTCCCGATATTGCTGCATTATCAATTATGGAACCTTTGGTGGGCATGGAAGGCTTCAGCGTTTATTATCATGACCTTCCGAATAATAAGATTAATGATTGGCTAGTTGAAGAGCATAAAAAACGGTTTAACAACGAGCTCCCTGACTTGTTTACACCTGGTGGGATGAGCGCCGCGATAGCGATTGTAGAGGCAGTGAAGAAAACAGAAGGAGATACTGATGCTGAAAAATTGATTGAAACGATGGAAGGTATGAGTTTTGAGACACCAAAAGGAACGATGACATTTAGACCAGAAGATCATCAAGCATTACAAACATTGTATGCGATAAAATTGGAAAAACAGGATGGAATTCCATACCCTGTACCAGTGCTTATTCGAGAATTAGCACCAGAAGAGACGGCGCCGCCAGTCCAAAACTAA
- the fabG gene encoding 3-oxoacyl-ACP reductase FabG produces MRLKDKVAIITGGANGIGFAAAERFASEGASVVLADYNREAGLEREKELREKGYKVKFIQVNVADRNSVASLVAEVIKEFKKIDILINNAGITKDAMLKNMKAEDFQAVLDVNLTGVFNCTQAVLPAMLELGKGKVISTSSVSGVYGNIGQTNYAATKAGVVGMTKTWAKELGRKGINVNAVAPGFVETSMVATVPEKVIEQLKTMIPVGRLGKPEDIANAYLFLASDESVYVNGIVLHVDGGIIM; encoded by the coding sequence ATGAGATTAAAAGATAAAGTAGCAATTATTACTGGCGGAGCAAATGGGATTGGATTTGCTGCTGCGGAACGATTTGCTTCTGAAGGAGCGTCAGTCGTGCTTGCAGATTATAATCGTGAAGCTGGCTTAGAAAGAGAAAAGGAACTTAGAGAAAAAGGGTATAAAGTAAAGTTTATTCAAGTAAATGTCGCTGATCGTAACAGTGTTGCTTCTCTCGTTGCTGAAGTGATAAAAGAATTTAAGAAAATTGATATTTTAATTAATAATGCAGGAATTACGAAGGATGCGATGCTTAAAAATATGAAAGCTGAAGATTTTCAGGCAGTTCTCGATGTAAATTTAACAGGTGTATTCAATTGTACACAAGCCGTTTTACCCGCGATGCTTGAACTAGGAAAAGGAAAAGTCATTAGCACTTCATCTGTTTCAGGTGTATACGGTAATATTGGACAAACAAACTATGCAGCCACGAAAGCAGGTGTCGTCGGGATGACGAAAACGTGGGCAAAGGAGCTAGGGAGAAAAGGAATTAATGTGAATGCTGTTGCACCTGGATTTGTAGAAACGAGCATGGTTGCAACCGTGCCAGAGAAAGTGATAGAACAATTAAAGACGATGATTCCAGTTGGCCGTCTTGGCAAGCCAGAAGATATTGCAAATGCATATCTATTTTTAGCATCGGATGAATCAGTTTATGTAAATGGAATTGTACTTCATGTTGATGGTGGCATTATTATGTGA
- a CDS encoding ABC transporter ATP-binding protein, with product MSVLLKLNEVETYIGQFHILQGVSFEVKQGSVTVLLGRNGAGKTTTLRTIMGLHPPAKGDVIYKGENIKKVPTFSIAKRGIGYVPEDQGIFAQLTVEENMKVAMKDEADETNERLEWILKLFPDLKKFWKKHGGLLSGGQKQMLSIARAYVNDNDLLLIDEPSKGLAPIVVDKVMESIMQMKEKTTIVLVEQNFYMASTIGDEFYIIDDGKTVKNGAMKILKEDESLRQKYLGIA from the coding sequence ATGAGCGTGCTGCTAAAGCTTAATGAAGTTGAAACGTATATCGGACAATTTCATATTTTGCAAGGAGTTTCCTTCGAAGTAAAACAAGGAAGCGTCACAGTGTTACTTGGAAGAAACGGAGCGGGTAAGACGACAACCTTGAGAACCATTATGGGGCTTCATCCTCCCGCAAAGGGAGATGTCATTTACAAAGGCGAAAATATTAAGAAAGTACCAACCTTTTCAATTGCGAAAAGAGGGATTGGTTACGTTCCAGAAGATCAAGGGATTTTTGCACAATTAACCGTTGAAGAAAACATGAAAGTGGCAATGAAAGATGAAGCAGACGAGACTAATGAAAGGCTGGAATGGATATTAAAACTGTTTCCTGACTTAAAAAAGTTTTGGAAGAAACATGGTGGATTACTGAGTGGAGGACAGAAACAAATGCTTTCGATCGCAAGAGCCTATGTAAATGATAACGATTTACTGCTTATAGATGAGCCAAGTAAAGGTTTAGCACCGATCGTGGTGGATAAGGTGATGGAATCAATCATGCAGATGAAAGAAAAGACGACAATTGTCCTTGTTGAACAAAATTTTTATATGGCCAGTACGATTGGCGATGAATTTTATATTATTGATGATGGAAAGACAGTAAAGAATGGAGCAATGAAGATTTTAAAAGAAGATGAGTCGCTTCGTCAAAAATATTTAGGTATTGCATAA